A portion of the Candidatus Pristimantibacillus lignocellulolyticus genome contains these proteins:
- a CDS encoding helix-turn-helix domain-containing protein — protein sequence MYRVVLVDDEQIDLEGLHHFVPWTSLNMEVVATFREAFSALEYIEQNSIDILVSDIRMPIMSGLELAEKALVIQCNLKIIFTTGYEDFHYAKKAISMNASSYVLKPVDDVELLEVLRKIERELTSVNQQLNKVQTMEHSMVYVKQELLRRCFMGANEPQMFESLQQQYDIFVHVAIVEIDDMKWKLSSYSDEEKTILTEQLYQYLIVIGSLMNIEHYCQMEQFRFAFVIPTHQVDQLVNWIHEVQLKFELSITIGVGSPVINLVQLHESYQKAKQALDMKINRGKGMVLRYEEKDTCSQQLSHNLDNKMHQLFAAISNYDLVGIVDVMEDIFLHAHQLKQQITVYHYSLYVVNKVEHYLNEHNENIHEMLNMDWDHWGIIMQFETIDDIHSWFRKKVFEISETLHYKKMRKNMKLVQEIQAYVMLNIDGSISLKEVAQHFSFSPNYLGQLFRAELGEGFNEYLTNVRMEKAKQLLRDPKVKVYEVAQMIGYKDLTYFGKQFKEFTGLTAGDYRKQC from the coding sequence ATGTATAGAGTGGTGCTAGTTGATGATGAACAGATTGATCTCGAAGGATTACATCATTTTGTTCCATGGACATCGCTTAATATGGAAGTTGTTGCAACCTTTCGTGAAGCCTTCTCGGCGCTAGAATATATCGAGCAGAATAGTATTGATATATTAGTTTCAGATATAAGAATGCCTATTATGTCGGGGTTAGAGCTAGCGGAGAAAGCATTGGTCATACAATGCAATCTTAAAATTATTTTCACAACAGGCTACGAGGATTTTCATTATGCCAAAAAAGCTATTTCAATGAATGCTAGCAGCTATGTGCTTAAGCCTGTGGATGATGTTGAACTGCTAGAAGTACTTCGTAAAATTGAAAGAGAACTTACTTCTGTGAACCAGCAACTTAATAAGGTTCAGACAATGGAGCATTCAATGGTCTATGTGAAGCAGGAATTACTTCGGCGTTGCTTCATGGGTGCAAATGAACCACAAATGTTTGAGAGCTTACAGCAGCAATACGATATATTTGTTCATGTGGCAATTGTTGAAATTGATGATATGAAGTGGAAGCTAAGCAGCTATAGTGACGAGGAAAAGACTATACTTACGGAGCAATTGTACCAATATTTAATTGTGATTGGCAGCTTAATGAACATTGAACATTATTGTCAGATGGAACAATTCAGGTTTGCTTTTGTCATTCCTACTCATCAAGTCGATCAGCTTGTGAATTGGATTCATGAGGTTCAATTGAAGTTTGAACTATCCATTACGATCGGTGTTGGATCTCCTGTTATTAATCTGGTGCAGTTACATGAAAGCTATCAGAAGGCTAAGCAGGCACTCGATATGAAAATTAATAGAGGGAAAGGTATGGTTCTCAGGTATGAAGAGAAGGATACATGCTCTCAGCAGCTTTCCCATAATTTAGACAATAAGATGCATCAACTATTTGCAGCGATTTCTAATTACGATTTAGTAGGCATAGTTGATGTGATGGAAGATATTTTTTTACATGCTCATCAATTAAAGCAACAAATTACGGTATATCATTATTCTCTTTATGTCGTCAATAAAGTGGAGCATTATTTAAATGAACATAATGAGAATATACATGAGATGTTAAATATGGATTGGGATCATTGGGGTATTATTATGCAATTCGAAACGATAGATGACATTCATAGCTGGTTCAGAAAAAAAGTTTTCGAAATTTCCGAGACATTGCATTATAAAAAAATGCGTAAAAATATGAAGTTAGTACAAGAAATACAGGCATATGTCATGCTTAATATAGATGGGAGCATTTCATTAAAGGAAGTCGCGCAACACTTTTCCTTTTCACCTAACTATTTGGGACAGCTATTTCGTGCAGAGCTAGGAGAGGGATTTAATGAGTATTTAACGAATGTTCGGATGGAAAAGGCTAAGCAGCTATTAAGAGATCCAAAAGTTAAAGTTTATGAGGTAGCTCAAATGATAGGCTACAAGGATTTAACTTACTTTGGTAAACAGTTCAAGGAATTCACAGGCTTGACCGCAGGTGATTACAGGAAGCAATGTTAA
- a CDS encoding sensor histidine kinase, which produces MLTKKYIPFGIKLLISYIVLIIVPVGIIGYVSYVKSITAVKEQTGSTMQGTLVQMKENIEYQTNNFTRVTDQFYYDYMFQQYLEQPSGYEVYQLTTDYFIPKLQNSNNLIPYRALIRLYIANRDFPEVYQMNRDVIDLLNRLSEYEIYHYSRITGQEWWKEPYKSNSKFIDDRLLWGQFQDDYQNDQISVFRKLFNHHKRTNIGAIRVTAKLNDVFSSVNYERLTTSSTILIVDQQQQVVYTSSHAGELDITAYKAANWQDSHMIIEESLDSLNWRIIALIPKKDFEEGIAAVKWVTVGVGLIAIIVVILFSAVISHYFSKRVFKIITSLRQFREDRLDKRINYSGHDEFSDIAEAFNEMTSDMNQLIQEVYVANLAKKEAELESLQAQINPHFLYNTLSSISRLGKFQQWEKQDQVVRGLAKFYRLTLNQGKMIIPITKEIEQAQAYLDIQSIKFGDQFTISYDIDPSIYGYDTIKLILQPFLENIFEHAIFRAALHIRVLAYLEENHIVFKIIDNGIGMKRERLLQINDEHNSQRGYGIHNVHERIKLHFGHPYGVSIWSGYGIGTAVQITIPLYQEKWKSSP; this is translated from the coding sequence ATGTTAACGAAAAAGTATATCCCATTTGGGATAAAGCTGCTTATTTCTTATATCGTATTAATTATTGTACCTGTCGGTATTATTGGCTATGTTTCTTATGTTAAGTCGATCACTGCAGTAAAAGAACAAACAGGATCTACAATGCAAGGAACACTAGTACAAATGAAGGAAAACATAGAATATCAGACGAATAACTTTACTCGCGTTACAGATCAGTTTTATTATGATTACATGTTTCAGCAATATCTAGAGCAGCCTAGTGGCTATGAAGTGTACCAGCTTACGACTGACTACTTTATTCCAAAGCTACAAAATTCAAACAATCTAATTCCTTATCGTGCATTAATACGCTTATACATAGCAAATAGAGACTTTCCCGAGGTTTACCAAATGAATCGAGATGTTATTGATCTGCTTAATCGGCTTAGCGAATATGAAATATATCACTATAGTCGTATTACTGGTCAAGAGTGGTGGAAGGAACCATATAAGAGTAATTCCAAATTTATAGATGATCGATTATTGTGGGGACAATTCCAAGATGATTATCAGAATGATCAGATATCAGTTTTTCGTAAATTGTTTAATCATCATAAGCGGACAAACATTGGTGCTATTAGAGTAACGGCAAAGCTAAACGATGTATTCAGCAGTGTTAATTATGAAAGGTTAACTACAAGTAGTACGATATTAATCGTAGATCAGCAACAACAAGTTGTATATACGAGCTCACATGCAGGTGAACTAGATATAACAGCTTATAAAGCTGCAAATTGGCAGGATTCGCATATGATTATTGAAGAGTCTCTAGATTCTCTGAATTGGAGAATTATAGCACTTATTCCCAAGAAAGACTTTGAGGAAGGAATTGCCGCAGTTAAGTGGGTAACGGTTGGTGTTGGACTTATTGCAATCATTGTCGTAATACTATTTAGTGCAGTTATTTCACATTATTTCTCCAAACGAGTATTTAAAATAATAACATCGCTTCGTCAATTTAGAGAGGATCGTCTAGATAAAAGAATAAATTATTCTGGTCATGATGAATTCAGTGATATTGCGGAAGCCTTTAATGAAATGACCAGTGATATGAATCAATTAATTCAAGAAGTATACGTTGCTAATTTGGCTAAGAAGGAAGCAGAGTTAGAATCTTTACAGGCGCAAATTAATCCTCACTTTTTGTACAATACATTGTCATCGATTAGTCGCTTAGGAAAATTTCAGCAATGGGAAAAGCAGGATCAAGTTGTTCGAGGTCTTGCAAAGTTTTATCGCTTAACTTTGAATCAAGGGAAAATGATTATCCCTATTACGAAGGAAATAGAACAGGCACAGGCTTATCTTGATATTCAGAGCATCAAATTTGGCGATCAATTTACAATCTCATATGATATTGATCCATCCATATATGGTTACGATACGATTAAATTAATATTGCAGCCGTTTCTGGAAAATATATTTGAGCATGCTATATTCCGGGCAGCCCTTCATATTCGAGTGCTTGCTTATCTAGAGGAAAATCATATTGTATTTAAAATTATAGACAATGGTATTGGGATGAAGCGGGAGAGACTATTGCAAATTAATGATGAACATAATTCACAGCGTGGCTATGGCATACATAATGTGCATGAACGAATTAAGCTTCACTTCGGACATCCATATGGAGTGTCTATTTGGAGTGGCTATGGTATCGGGACGGCAGTACAAATCACGATACCGTTATATCAAGAAAAATGGAAAAGCAGCCCGTAA
- a CDS encoding extracellular solute-binding protein — MKRNKLGVLLLTTTILLTSILAGCSESSNKPASTNKPTSTPAGQEQGEEAVTTFKLGEEPVNFSYYVHYDWWTTEPWGVNPNSKWVTDNLKVNVTPIQSGGAAEQKLSTMIVSGELPGAIMMDRGQEVERLRSAGVLVPLDDYLDKYPNLKRLAGEETLNMLRSEDGKLYQFPNWYTSAPNGNGGWVVNTKIYKELGEPKLETFDDLYEYLKLVKANYKNVVPLEVGRKASGLDAMFAGFAEDSPVSYAQMKAYPEGNELKSILENDAWVETMVYSNKLFREGLMTQDALTQTNDQVQEKLNSGRVAVIIGTNTTNEGREGNNAWKSIDPDGGYHMIWPIHKEGVDKNKVYPNGYNTLGWNVNVITTSAENPEGIFAYLDWMTGEEGQRIMFFGPQGLYYDEIDEDGSPIPNDAWYNTADDVKDEQKLEAYVWAGNATFVDTAKTKIELALPEDKRNWGVTAQTNVAWKTSKNVTEFNNIDPAPDTDLGIIQKQVADGEAGIITEYVGKILFAKSEADVLALIEQAKKETVQLGYNDALKYRTEKWQENVKRTNAN; from the coding sequence ATGAAAAGAAATAAATTAGGGGTATTGCTATTAACAACAACGATATTGCTTACATCTATTCTTGCAGGATGCTCAGAAAGTTCTAACAAGCCTGCTAGCACGAACAAACCAACTTCCACTCCAGCAGGTCAGGAGCAAGGAGAAGAAGCCGTAACTACATTCAAATTAGGAGAAGAGCCAGTCAATTTTTCTTACTATGTACACTATGACTGGTGGACAACTGAGCCTTGGGGCGTGAATCCGAACAGTAAGTGGGTAACGGATAATCTGAAAGTAAATGTAACGCCAATTCAATCAGGCGGTGCTGCTGAACAGAAGTTAAGTACGATGATTGTTTCTGGAGAACTTCCAGGTGCAATTATGATGGATCGTGGTCAAGAAGTAGAGCGCTTACGTAGTGCAGGAGTTTTAGTGCCTCTTGATGATTACTTAGATAAATATCCTAATCTTAAGCGTCTTGCTGGGGAAGAAACATTAAACATGCTTCGTTCTGAGGATGGTAAGCTTTATCAGTTCCCTAACTGGTACACATCTGCACCAAACGGAAACGGTGGCTGGGTAGTTAACACTAAAATTTACAAAGAGCTTGGCGAGCCTAAGCTAGAAACATTTGATGACTTATATGAATACTTAAAACTTGTAAAAGCAAATTATAAAAACGTTGTTCCTTTGGAAGTTGGTAGAAAAGCTTCTGGTCTTGATGCTATGTTTGCTGGATTTGCAGAGGATTCTCCTGTATCGTATGCACAAATGAAGGCATATCCAGAAGGTAATGAGTTGAAATCTATTCTTGAAAATGATGCTTGGGTAGAAACAATGGTTTACTCTAATAAGTTATTCCGTGAAGGTCTTATGACTCAAGATGCTTTAACTCAAACAAACGATCAAGTACAAGAGAAGCTTAACTCTGGTCGTGTAGCTGTTATTATTGGAACGAACACAACAAATGAAGGTCGTGAAGGTAATAATGCTTGGAAATCCATTGATCCAGATGGCGGTTATCATATGATCTGGCCAATTCATAAAGAAGGCGTAGACAAAAACAAAGTATATCCTAACGGATATAACACGCTTGGTTGGAATGTTAACGTTATTACAACAAGTGCAGAAAATCCAGAAGGTATCTTCGCTTATTTGGATTGGATGACTGGTGAAGAGGGACAACGTATTATGTTCTTTGGACCTCAAGGTCTATACTATGATGAAATTGATGAAGATGGTAGTCCAATCCCTAACGATGCATGGTATAACACCGCGGATGATGTTAAGGATGAGCAAAAGCTTGAAGCTTATGTATGGGCAGGAAATGCTACTTTTGTAGATACTGCAAAAACAAAAATTGAGTTAGCGCTACCTGAAGATAAACGTAATTGGGGCGTAACAGCTCAAACAAACGTTGCATGGAAAACTTCTAAAAATGTAACTGAATTCAATAATATTGATCCAGCTCCAGACACTGATCTAGGTATTATCCAGAAGCAAGTAGCTGATGGTGAAGCAGGTATTATTACTGAGTATGTGGGAAAAATCTTATTCGCTAAGAGTGAAGCAGATGTTCTTGCATTGATTGAGCAAGCAAAAAAGGAAACTGTACAGCTAGGTTATAATGATGCATTGAAATACCGTACTGAAAAATGGCAGGAGAACGTTAAGCGTACGAATGCCAATTAA
- a CDS encoding carbohydrate ABC transporter permease → MRLSTGDKVVNVFIYTSLTILAFVSFYPFWNSLVISFNVGQDTSLGGITFWPRKFTLDNYYVVLRDQRILDSFFISIFRTVAGTFLSIALTSMFAYGLAVKGVIGKKYYMIFAVITMYFNGGLIPFFLVNRELNLMNTFWVLVIPFAVSVFNMIIFRTFFREIPGELEESAKIDGCDTFGIFFRIILPLSGPVFATLGLFTAVFHWNDWFNVIIFIDKTELYPIQALLQQILRSNTMSEALNAAVTGSSAAGDILSLKKSVTSKSLTMATMIVATLPIIAVYPFVQKYFVKGVLVGSLKG, encoded by the coding sequence GTGAGACTGAGCACAGGAGATAAAGTTGTTAACGTTTTTATATATACTAGCTTAACTATACTAGCTTTTGTTAGCTTTTATCCGTTTTGGAACTCGTTAGTTATTTCATTCAATGTAGGTCAAGATACGTCACTTGGTGGTATAACATTCTGGCCTAGAAAGTTTACACTGGATAACTACTACGTAGTATTACGTGATCAGCGTATTCTAGATTCTTTCTTCATCTCTATATTTCGTACAGTAGCAGGTACTTTTTTATCGATAGCTTTAACCTCGATGTTTGCTTATGGATTAGCGGTTAAAGGAGTTATCGGGAAAAAATATTATATGATTTTTGCGGTTATCACGATGTACTTCAATGGAGGACTAATTCCGTTCTTCCTAGTTAATAGAGAGTTGAATCTCATGAATACTTTTTGGGTGCTGGTTATTCCATTCGCAGTTAGTGTATTTAATATGATTATATTCCGAACATTTTTCCGTGAGATTCCTGGTGAATTAGAGGAATCAGCCAAAATAGATGGATGCGACACATTCGGTATTTTCTTCAGAATTATTTTACCTTTATCAGGACCAGTTTTTGCAACGCTTGGCTTATTCACTGCCGTATTCCATTGGAATGATTGGTTCAATGTCATTATCTTTATTGATAAGACAGAGCTATACCCAATTCAAGCATTATTACAACAAATCTTGAGATCCAACACGATGTCTGAGGCGCTTAATGCTGCAGTAACAGGAAGTTCAGCTGCAGGCGATATATTGAGTCTAAAGAAGAGTGTAACAAGTAAATCTCTAACAATGGCTACGATGATTGTAGCAACATTACCAATCATCGCTGTATATCCTTTTGTTCAAAAGTACTTCGTTAAAGGGGTATTAGTAGGATCTTTGAAAGGATGA
- a CDS encoding ABC transporter permease subunit: MSSQLENNVLPVQKRKSDSKLLRFLGQWQVQLMIFPGLLFIFVFNYIPMYGVLMSFQDYNIFKGFFASEWVGFKHFDAFFHSRDFVTVIRNTLVISGLKLLICFPAPIILALMLNEVNKMFFKRIVQTISYLPHFLSWVIVVGFVNSILSVDNGSLNIFLQSIGLIDQPINFLSEAEHFWTIIIGTNLWKEIGFSSIVYIAAIAGINPNLYEAAAIDGASRLKQIFLITIPSIMPVIIIFMILNIGNLLNAGFEDLLLLGSHPILRDVAEVIDTYSYKVGLMSQRYSYATAVGLFKAVISVALLTLANTLARRSGNSLW; encoded by the coding sequence ATGTCTAGCCAGCTAGAGAATAATGTATTGCCAGTGCAGAAGAGAAAATCAGATTCCAAGTTACTTAGATTTTTGGGACAATGGCAAGTCCAGCTTATGATATTTCCAGGGTTACTATTTATTTTTGTATTTAACTATATTCCGATGTATGGAGTATTGATGTCTTTCCAGGATTACAACATTTTCAAAGGGTTTTTCGCTAGTGAGTGGGTTGGATTCAAACACTTCGATGCATTTTTTCATTCTAGAGATTTTGTAACTGTTATTCGTAATACGTTAGTCATTAGTGGTCTTAAGCTATTAATTTGCTTTCCTGCGCCGATCATTTTGGCGTTAATGCTTAATGAGGTTAATAAAATGTTCTTTAAGCGAATCGTACAAACGATAAGCTACTTACCTCACTTTTTGTCTTGGGTTATCGTTGTTGGCTTTGTGAATTCAATTCTTTCTGTAGATAACGGAAGCTTGAACATTTTCCTTCAATCCATTGGTTTAATAGATCAGCCGATTAACTTTCTATCAGAAGCAGAACATTTCTGGACAATTATTATAGGAACCAACTTATGGAAAGAAATAGGGTTCAGCTCTATCGTTTATATCGCTGCAATTGCTGGAATTAATCCTAATTTATATGAAGCGGCAGCTATTGATGGTGCAAGTCGATTGAAGCAGATTTTTCTTATTACGATTCCTTCCATCATGCCAGTTATTATTATTTTCATGATTCTGAATATCGGTAATCTGCTCAATGCTGGATTTGAAGATTTATTACTTCTTGGCTCACATCCTATTTTAAGAGATGTTGCTGAGGTAATTGATACTTATTCATATAAGGTAGGACTTATGAGTCAGCGATACTCTTATGCTACAGCCGTTGGATTATTTAAAGCGGTAATTAGCGTCGCTCTTCTTACACTTGCTAATACTCTTGCAAGGCGTTCAGGTAATAGCTTGTGGTAG
- a CDS encoding dihydrodipicolinate synthase family protein, which yields MSLEKFHGIIPAFYACYDDEGNISETRTKALCDYLYEKQVQGVYVGGSSGECIYQNLDERKAVLSYVADNLKGKMTLIAHVGAPSTRDSIELAKHAAELGYDALSAIPPIYFKLPDNAVYKYWSAIIDATPLDFIIYNIPQTTGYTLTPALFEKLLMNKKVIGVKNSSMPTMDIERFKKVGGDDVVVFNGPDEQYVAGRLMGADAGIGGTYGAMPELFLLANQFVQQGKFEEAKRMQSDINDIIIALCSQQGSMYAVIKEVLNRRGVNVGSVRGPLEGITNDDMASIDGIITMIDETIERYTN from the coding sequence ATGAGTTTAGAAAAATTTCATGGGATTATACCAGCGTTTTATGCTTGCTATGATGACGAAGGTAATATCTCGGAAACTCGTACGAAAGCGTTATGCGATTATTTGTATGAAAAGCAAGTTCAAGGTGTTTATGTAGGGGGAAGTTCTGGGGAATGTATTTATCAAAATTTGGATGAACGTAAAGCAGTACTCTCTTATGTAGCGGATAACTTGAAAGGAAAAATGACGCTCATCGCTCATGTTGGAGCACCTTCTACGAGAGATAGTATTGAATTGGCAAAGCATGCAGCAGAACTGGGATATGATGCATTATCTGCAATCCCTCCGATCTACTTCAAGCTACCAGACAATGCTGTATATAAATACTGGAGTGCCATTATTGATGCAACTCCGCTAGATTTCATCATCTATAATATTCCTCAAACTACAGGTTACACGTTAACACCTGCATTGTTTGAGAAGCTTCTAATGAATAAGAAAGTTATTGGTGTTAAAAACTCCTCAATGCCAACGATGGATATTGAACGTTTCAAAAAAGTTGGTGGAGACGATGTGGTTGTATTTAACGGACCAGATGAACAGTATGTTGCGGGTAGACTAATGGGTGCCGATGCTGGTATTGGTGGAACTTATGGAGCAATGCCTGAACTATTCTTATTAGCTAATCAATTTGTTCAACAAGGAAAATTTGAAGAAGCGAAAAGAATGCAAAGTGATATTAACGACATCATTATTGCTTTATGTTCACAACAAGGTTCAATGTACGCGGTTATTAAAGAGGTTTTGAATAGACGTGGAGTTAATGTTGGTAGTGTTAGAGGTCCACTTGAAGGTATAACAAATGATGATATGGCTTCAATTGATGGCATTATTACAATGATTGATGAAACGATCGAACGTTACACTAATTAA
- a CDS encoding extracellular solute-binding protein, with product MKRKRFLTTIIALIMLTTMLAGCSGNNNSGTNTGGDTSGKKEKVELKVWLTPQWKGVLDASESGADYDSFMKYAAEKFTKQYDKYDVKVNVEVIAGDQRDQLLNVNLSSSTPPDVFFESVFAMGDYVHRGAMVPLTDIVDEAAKSDIAQSYWDAVTFGDDVYFYPFQHNPGTLVYNADMLKAAGLEKYIGGENDIQTWTLAEYEEILEGLKNNLPKDKYSNAYPMALYAMNTQGDTWNLAYMRMFGNTFFDEEGNVVLDDANGVKAASWLKKIKDAGYTNPGPESVSSNDVNGMFQNQQLAISFTNPVLFNNIKADMASGKTNKFDIRLANVPSESGDPLSFTYVVGASVFQSNDEKRVEVAKEFVKFFSSDPELVKSSKNSIPVRSSVVEEFKNDNPLFAAYDANSQYLFNFTGNVPGYSQLREVLYPELQALYIGSKTAEQAVKDYQEKGNNVIQSNKASSIIYQK from the coding sequence ATGAAAAGAAAACGCTTCCTAACTACTATTATTGCTCTAATCATGTTAACTACAATGCTTGCGGGATGTTCGGGTAACAACAATTCAGGAACTAATACTGGTGGAGACACCTCAGGTAAGAAAGAAAAAGTGGAGCTAAAAGTTTGGCTGACACCTCAATGGAAAGGCGTTTTGGATGCCTCGGAATCTGGTGCGGACTATGATAGCTTTATGAAATATGCAGCTGAGAAATTTACAAAACAATATGACAAATATGATGTAAAAGTGAATGTAGAAGTTATTGCTGGCGATCAACGAGATCAGTTACTCAACGTAAACTTGAGTAGTAGTACTCCTCCAGATGTATTTTTTGAAAGCGTTTTTGCAATGGGCGACTATGTTCACCGTGGCGCAATGGTACCACTTACGGACATTGTAGATGAAGCGGCTAAGTCAGATATTGCTCAAAGCTATTGGGACGCAGTAACTTTTGGAGATGATGTTTATTTCTATCCGTTCCAGCATAATCCAGGTACGTTAGTATATAACGCGGATATGCTGAAAGCAGCTGGCTTAGAAAAATATATCGGTGGCGAAAATGATATTCAGACCTGGACTCTAGCAGAATACGAAGAGATACTAGAAGGTCTAAAAAATAATTTACCTAAAGACAAATATTCAAATGCTTATCCAATGGCGTTATACGCTATGAATACTCAAGGCGATACATGGAACCTTGCTTACATGAGAATGTTTGGCAATACGTTCTTCGATGAAGAAGGTAATGTTGTGCTTGACGATGCTAATGGCGTTAAAGCTGCCTCTTGGTTGAAAAAAATTAAAGATGCAGGATACACGAATCCTGGTCCTGAATCAGTATCTTCTAACGATGTTAATGGTATGTTCCAAAATCAACAGTTAGCTATTAGTTTTACGAACCCGGTATTGTTCAATAATATTAAGGCTGATATGGCAAGTGGCAAAACGAATAAATTCGATATTCGTCTAGCTAACGTACCATCTGAAAGTGGAGATCCACTATCGTTTACCTATGTAGTCGGTGCAAGTGTATTCCAGTCTAACGATGAGAAAAGAGTAGAAGTAGCTAAAGAATTCGTTAAATTCTTCTCGTCTGATCCTGAATTAGTGAAATCATCTAAAAATAGTATTCCAGTAAGAAGTTCTGTAGTTGAAGAGTTCAAAAACGATAATCCATTATTTGCAGCTTATGATGCTAACTCGCAATACTTATTCAACTTCACTGGTAACGTTCCAGGATATAGTCAATTAAGAGAAGTACTATATCCAGAATTGCAAGCACTGTATATTGGTTCAAAAACAGCGGAGCAAGCTGTGAAGGATTATCAAGAAAAAGGAAACAATGTGATTCAAAGCAATAAAGCAAGCTCAATTATCTATCAAAAGTAA
- a CDS encoding sugar ABC transporter permease yields MKLRNQSIKESLTGYLFISPQMLIFLVFLVYPIFEGIRLSLYQINYTSEKFVGLDNYVTLFNDPIFFKALLNTVVFVVFIVVLTVGFALFVSSAVFDKNAKYVSFIRGSYYVPVMVSMVVMSMVWSFLLNPANGLISYFSQEMNLGTVNLLGKTTTVLPVIIFVTFATNVGQAIILYIAAMVGVPKDLFEAAEVDGANRWHVITKILIPSVSSTTIYIAIINIIAVLKIFVVIQLLTGGGPNNASVTLMYYLYNNAFKYNQLGVASAVGVIMFLITLLLSVPQLRALIKDM; encoded by the coding sequence ATGAAACTGCGTAATCAATCCATTAAAGAAAGTCTTACCGGCTATTTGTTTATCTCGCCTCAAATGTTGATTTTTCTAGTTTTCTTGGTCTATCCGATATTTGAAGGCATAAGGCTCAGCCTGTATCAGATCAATTATACGAGCGAGAAGTTTGTTGGACTGGATAATTACGTCACGTTATTTAATGATCCTATATTCTTCAAAGCACTACTCAATACCGTTGTTTTTGTAGTATTTATTGTTGTCCTTACAGTAGGTTTTGCACTTTTCGTGTCATCTGCTGTATTCGACAAAAATGCAAAGTATGTTTCATTTATTAGAGGTAGTTATTATGTGCCCGTAATGGTATCAATGGTAGTCATGAGTATGGTTTGGAGCTTTTTATTGAATCCTGCTAACGGTTTAATTTCTTATTTTTCTCAAGAAATGAACCTTGGTACAGTCAATCTACTTGGGAAAACAACAACGGTTTTGCCGGTTATTATATTCGTAACATTTGCAACTAATGTTGGGCAAGCCATTATTCTTTATATCGCAGCAATGGTTGGTGTGCCTAAAGATTTGTTTGAGGCAGCAGAAGTGGATGGAGCAAACAGATGGCATGTCATTACAAAAATACTCATTCCTTCAGTAAGTTCAACTACCATTTATATTGCTATTATTAACATCATTGCAGTTTTGAAAATCTTCGTCGTTATTCAACTATTAACGGGCGGCGGACCAAACAATGCCTCTGTAACATTAATGTACTATTTATATAATAACGCATTCAAATATAATCAACTCGGTGTAGCTTCGGCTGTTGGGGTTATTATGTTCCTAATTACGTTATTGTTATCAGTACCTCAGTTACGAGCTTTGATTAAAGATATGTAA